A DNA window from Mesobacillus jeotgali contains the following coding sequences:
- a CDS encoding serine hydrolase → MFFAAFILTITTMFSGFSMEAEAAEGQLGINAEAAMLIDAETGRVLYEKNSDVVLGVASMSKMMTEYMVLEAVKKGKLKWDQKVKINEYVHKLSAAPGLSNVGLTQGEDYTVKELYEAMAIHSGNAATVALAEVLSGTEKNHVEKMNKKAAELGLKDFKFVNSSGLNNRDLLGQHPAGGPEEENVMSARSMAKLAYLLLKDYPEVLETASMPALKFRDGRDYKNFNWMLPGLIYQYEGVDGLKTGSTDFAGYGFTATAMKNGQRFISVVMKADSKDSRFAETRKILDFGFSNFTKEELVKKNYQVKGKKSLPVTKGKEDSVKIQSKKAISMTIRNGEKDDYEPVLVLDKKKLNENGELTAPIKKGEQVGYMTVKSKKDENISFLTEEGQKEVQVPVIASEGVEKANWFVLSMRGIGGFFGDLFGGVADTVKGWF, encoded by the coding sequence ATGTTTTTTGCAGCATTCATTTTAACGATCACAACAATGTTTTCAGGATTTTCAATGGAAGCTGAAGCAGCAGAGGGACAGCTAGGAATTAATGCCGAAGCAGCTATGCTGATAGATGCCGAAACTGGAAGAGTATTATATGAGAAAAATTCTGATGTCGTCCTTGGTGTGGCTTCCATGTCAAAGATGATGACAGAATATATGGTTCTTGAAGCTGTTAAAAAAGGAAAGCTGAAATGGGATCAGAAAGTTAAAATCAACGAGTATGTCCATAAGCTGTCAGCTGCACCTGGCCTCTCGAATGTTGGATTAACTCAGGGTGAAGATTATACCGTAAAAGAATTATATGAAGCCATGGCCATCCATTCTGGAAATGCAGCAACAGTTGCACTTGCTGAGGTTCTATCTGGAACGGAGAAAAACCATGTTGAAAAAATGAACAAAAAAGCTGCCGAGCTGGGATTAAAGGATTTTAAATTCGTCAACTCTTCAGGATTGAATAACCGAGACCTGTTAGGACAACATCCTGCAGGCGGTCCAGAAGAAGAGAATGTCATGTCTGCCCGCTCAATGGCCAAGCTTGCATACCTTCTGTTGAAGGATTACCCGGAAGTTCTGGAAACCGCAAGTATGCCTGCATTGAAATTCCGCGATGGACGTGATTATAAGAACTTTAACTGGATGCTTCCAGGCCTCATTTACCAATATGAGGGCGTTGATGGTTTGAAGACAGGTTCTACTGACTTTGCTGGTTATGGTTTTACTGCTACAGCTATGAAAAACGGCCAAAGATTTATTTCTGTTGTCATGAAGGCAGACTCTAAGGACAGCCGTTTTGCAGAAACACGCAAGATTTTAGACTTTGGTTTCAGTAATTTCACTAAGGAAGAGCTTGTGAAAAAGAATTATCAGGTAAAAGGCAAGAAATCCCTTCCGGTAACGAAGGGAAAAGAAGATAGCGTTAAAATCCAATCTAAAAAAGCAATATCGATGACAATCAGAAATGGCGAAAAAGATGATTACGAACCAGTGCTTGTATTGGATAAGAAAAAGCTTAACGAAAATGGCGAGTTGACTGCCCCGATTAAAAAGGGCGAACAAGTCGGCTATATGACTGTTAAATCCAAAAAAGATGAAAATATCAGCTTCTTGACTGAAGAAGGACAAAAAGAAGTACAGGTGCCAGTAATTGCGTCTGAAGGTGTTGAAAAAGCAAATTGGTTCGTGCTTTCAATGCGCGGAATCGGCGGATTTTTTGGTGACTTATTCGGCGGAGTTGCTGACACTGTTAAAGGTTGGTTTTAA
- a CDS encoding YaaC family protein, which yields MSLPYKEWNSYTLFFSAEYSQDYLKKCYRKLNLDQPDLKSFENCYPFMYYLEHGKLYYEQAEKSPLAIQPILLFYGLVHLIKACILTVQPDYPETTSVLAHGVSTRKRKKQQYSFTDDEVKFQKNGLFSLMAEKMFHMKQLEGEKATMGEVMELIPELSNIYADLRGKQNFQVLTNKDSVYSLPNSVLDHFHMTENRFKEFFQTKSATPVSFTDETNGYIRFEANLSNAAEPIPIKFNLEEQQFVLPLNKGELFLYPELLLHYLVLYNLGMIARYETEWWSELIKMMPNEDYPLIQTFLRSTIKKGPYLIYQYLTNK from the coding sequence GTGTCTTTGCCTTACAAAGAATGGAATAGCTATACACTCTTTTTTTCAGCCGAATATTCACAGGATTATCTGAAGAAATGCTATCGGAAACTTAATCTTGATCAGCCAGACCTGAAAAGCTTTGAAAATTGCTATCCCTTTATGTATTATCTCGAACACGGTAAGCTTTATTATGAACAGGCAGAAAAATCGCCGCTGGCTATCCAGCCCATTTTGCTATTTTACGGTCTTGTCCATCTTATAAAAGCATGCATCCTTACAGTCCAGCCTGATTATCCTGAAACAACTTCAGTGCTCGCCCACGGTGTTTCAACCCGGAAACGAAAAAAGCAACAATATAGCTTTACAGATGATGAAGTGAAATTCCAGAAAAATGGTTTGTTTTCACTTATGGCAGAAAAGATGTTCCACATGAAACAATTGGAAGGTGAAAAAGCAACAATGGGCGAAGTGATGGAACTTATTCCGGAACTTTCGAACATATATGCAGACCTAAGGGGCAAGCAAAACTTTCAGGTCCTGACAAATAAAGATTCCGTTTACTCCCTGCCAAATTCCGTTTTGGACCACTTTCACATGACTGAGAATCGTTTCAAGGAGTTTTTTCAAACAAAGTCTGCCACCCCCGTGTCATTTACCGACGAAACAAATGGTTACATTAGGTTTGAAGCAAATCTTTCCAACGCAGCTGAACCCATTCCGATAAAATTCAACCTGGAAGAACAGCAATTTGTCCTGCCATTAAATAAAGGAGAATTATTTTTATATCCAGAACTCCTTTTACATTATTTAGTATTATATAACCTAGGAATGATTGCCCGATACGAGACAGAGTGGTGGAGTGAATTAATCAAAATGATGCCCAATGAAGACTATCCATTGATTCAGACATTTTTACGATCAACTATCAAAAAGGGGCCTTACTTAATTTACCAGTACCTCACGAATAAGTGA
- the pdxS gene encoding pyridoxal 5'-phosphate synthase lyase subunit PdxS — protein MKTGTDRVKRGMAEMQKGGVIMDVVNAEQAKIAEEAGAVAVMALERVPSDIRAAGGVARMADPRIVEEVMGAVTIPVMAKARIGHIVEARVLEAMGVDYIDESEVLTPADEEFHLNKRDYTVPFVCGCRDLGEAARRIGEGASMLRTKGEPGTGNIVEAVRHIRKVNAQVRKVVAMDLDELMTEAKLLGAPYELLLEIKQLGRLPVVNFAAGGVATPADAALMMQLGADGVFVGSGIFKSENPAKFAKAIVEATTHYQDYELIANISKGLGVPMKGMEISSLAPEARMQERGW, from the coding sequence ATGAAGACAGGTACTGATCGAGTTAAACGTGGTATGGCAGAAATGCAAAAGGGCGGCGTCATCATGGATGTTGTCAACGCTGAGCAGGCGAAAATAGCTGAAGAAGCTGGTGCAGTTGCCGTTATGGCATTGGAACGCGTTCCTTCAGATATCCGCGCAGCCGGCGGAGTAGCAAGAATGGCTGATCCTCGTATTGTTGAAGAAGTAATGGGTGCAGTCACAATTCCCGTTATGGCAAAAGCCAGGATTGGCCACATTGTTGAAGCCCGTGTGCTTGAAGCAATGGGCGTGGATTATATCGATGAAAGTGAAGTTCTCACTCCTGCAGATGAAGAATTCCACCTGAATAAAAGAGATTACACTGTTCCCTTCGTATGCGGATGCCGCGATCTAGGCGAAGCAGCCAGAAGAATCGGTGAAGGTGCATCAATGCTTCGCACAAAGGGCGAGCCTGGCACAGGTAATATCGTTGAGGCTGTACGTCATATTCGCAAAGTGAACGCTCAAGTTCGTAAAGTTGTGGCGATGGATTTGGATGAGCTTATGACAGAAGCAAAGCTGCTGGGAGCGCCATATGAGCTTTTGCTTGAAATCAAGCAGCTAGGACGCCTGCCAGTCGTTAACTTTGCAGCAGGGGGCGTTGCAACGCCAGCAGACGCTGCTTTAATGATGCAGTTGGGAGCCGATGGAGTATTCGTTGGCTCAGGTATCTTCAAATCTGAGAATCCAGCAAAGTTTGCGAAGGCAATTGTAGAAGCAACAACCCATTATCAGGATTACGAACTGATTGCGAATATTTCGAAGGGTCTTGGCGTTCCGATGAAGGGGATGGAAATTTCATCTTTAGCTCCTGAAGCACGAATGCAGGAGCGCGGCTGGTAA
- the guaB gene encoding IMP dehydrogenase: MWESKFVKEGLTFDDVLLVPAKSEVLPKDVSLKVNLTETLKLNIPIISAGMDTVTEAELAISIARQGGLGIIHKNMSIEQQADQVDKVKRSESGVITDPFFLTPEHQVFDAEHLMSKYRISGVPIVNNEEEQKLVGIITNRDMRFIQDYSIKIEEVMTKTDLVTASVGTTLKEAEQILQRHKIEKLPLVNDEGVLKGLITIKDIEKVIEFPNSSKDAKGRLVCGAAVGVTADTMKRVEMLVKSHVDVIVVDTAHGHSRGVIETVKQIRTAYPELNIIAGNVATAEATKDLIEAGADVVKVGIGPGSICTTRVVAGVGVPQITAVYDCATEARKHGKAIIADGGIKYSGDIVKALAAGGHAVMLGSLLAGVTESPGETEIYQGRRFKVYRGMGSVGAMEKGSKDRYFQEDNKKFVPEGIEGRIPYKGPLTDTIYQLIGGIRSGMGYCGTANLEQLRENAQFIRMTGAGLRESHPHDVQITKEAPNYSMS; this comes from the coding sequence ATGTGGGAAAGTAAGTTTGTAAAAGAAGGATTAACGTTTGATGATGTACTATTGGTGCCAGCAAAATCGGAGGTTTTACCAAAGGATGTCAGCCTCAAGGTCAACCTGACAGAGACTCTGAAATTGAATATACCGATTATCAGTGCCGGCATGGATACTGTAACGGAAGCTGAATTGGCGATTTCCATCGCTAGGCAAGGCGGATTGGGCATCATTCATAAAAACATGTCCATTGAACAGCAGGCAGACCAGGTTGATAAGGTTAAGCGCTCTGAAAGTGGAGTCATTACAGATCCTTTCTTTTTAACACCGGAGCATCAAGTTTTTGATGCTGAGCATCTAATGAGTAAATACAGGATTTCTGGTGTTCCGATCGTTAACAACGAGGAAGAGCAAAAACTTGTAGGGATCATTACGAATCGAGACATGCGTTTTATTCAGGATTACTCCATTAAAATCGAGGAAGTCATGACGAAAACAGACTTGGTTACAGCCTCTGTGGGTACAACCCTTAAAGAAGCCGAACAAATCCTTCAGCGCCATAAGATTGAAAAACTCCCACTAGTAAATGACGAAGGCGTATTGAAAGGTCTCATTACAATCAAAGATATTGAAAAAGTGATTGAGTTCCCGAATTCTTCTAAAGATGCAAAAGGCCGTTTAGTATGCGGTGCTGCAGTCGGCGTTACAGCTGATACGATGAAACGTGTGGAAATGCTGGTAAAGTCGCATGTTGACGTCATAGTTGTCGATACTGCACATGGGCATTCCAGGGGCGTCATTGAAACGGTGAAACAAATTCGTACAGCCTACCCGGAACTTAACATCATTGCCGGGAACGTAGCGACAGCAGAAGCGACAAAAGATTTGATTGAGGCTGGAGCAGATGTCGTCAAGGTTGGCATTGGTCCTGGTTCAATCTGTACAACAAGGGTTGTTGCCGGTGTCGGTGTACCGCAAATCACAGCTGTATATGATTGCGCTACAGAAGCACGCAAGCATGGCAAGGCCATCATCGCAGACGGAGGTATCAAATACTCCGGTGATATCGTAAAGGCACTGGCTGCCGGCGGACATGCTGTCATGCTTGGAAGCTTGCTCGCTGGTGTCACTGAGAGTCCGGGTGAAACAGAAATCTACCAGGGAAGACGCTTTAAAGTTTACCGTGGTATGGGCTCGGTTGGGGCGATGGAAAAAGGATCAAAGGACCGTTACTTCCAAGAAGATAACAAAAAATTTGTTCCCGAGGGCATTGAAGGAAGAATTCCTTACAAAGGGCCGCTTACAGACACAATCTATCAGCTTATCGGCGGTATCCGTTCTGGAATGGGATATTGCGGAACAGCAAACCTTGAACAACTAAGGGAAAATGCCCAGTTCATCAGGATGACAGGAGCAGGTTTGAGAGAGAGCCACCCTCATGATGTACAGATTACAAAGGAAGCGCCAAACTATTCAATGTCATAA
- the pdxT gene encoding pyridoxal 5'-phosphate synthase glutaminase subunit PdxT, giving the protein MKIGVLGLQGAVREHLWAIEASGAEGIVVKRPEQLEELDGLIIPGGESTAIRRLIDKYSFMEHLKKFAADGKPMFGTCAGLILLANNLVDYDEPHIGVMDVKVERNSFGRQRESFEADIDIAGVGDNFSAVFIRAPHIVEAGEDVEVLAKHNDRIVAARDGQFLGCSFHPELTDDHRLMNYFVKMVEETKSKNFA; this is encoded by the coding sequence GTGAAAATAGGAGTCCTTGGCCTTCAAGGAGCCGTCCGTGAGCATCTGTGGGCTATCGAGGCGTCAGGGGCAGAAGGCATTGTTGTTAAACGTCCAGAGCAGCTAGAAGAACTAGATGGCCTGATTATCCCTGGCGGTGAAAGCACCGCCATTCGCCGTTTGATTGATAAATATAGTTTTATGGAACATCTGAAGAAGTTTGCTGCTGATGGAAAGCCAATGTTCGGGACTTGTGCTGGCTTAATCCTGCTTGCAAATAATCTGGTTGACTACGATGAGCCACATATCGGAGTCATGGATGTAAAGGTGGAACGCAATTCATTTGGGCGCCAGCGTGAAAGCTTTGAAGCTGATATTGATATTGCCGGAGTCGGTGATAATTTCTCTGCCGTGTTTATCCGGGCACCGCATATCGTAGAAGCTGGAGAGGATGTTGAAGTGCTTGCTAAGCATAATGACAGGATCGTTGCGGCACGTGATGGCCAATTCCTCGGCTGTTCCTTCCATCCGGAATTGACAGATGACCACAGACTCATGAACTATTTTGTAAAAATGGTAGAAGAAACAAAGAGTAAAAATTTTGCATAA